The Aureimonas populi genome includes the window CGATTGTGCGCAGGAGCACGGCGGTGCACAGCGCGTCGTACAGCGCGCGGTGGGGGTGCGAGCCTGCCAGTCCCGCGCTCACATCGCCGAGGTCGAGCGGCACGTACTTCACCAGCGATTGCAAGCCGTGGGCGCGCACCTGCGGGAAGGCGCGCAGCGCCAGCTTGTGCGTGCACAGCCAGCGTCCCGTCAGCCGCAAGCGCGGCCGGTCGAAGTCCGCGCGCTGCGCCGCATAGGCGGGCGCGCCGGCAAACCGGGCGATGGCCTCCGCGAAGGGCGGTGCGCCGGCCAGCATCTCGTCCGTGATCCGATGCACCTTGCGAGCATGGGGATTGATCGGCACCCCGCCTGGATCGACCAGCGTCTCCATCGGGTTGAAGATCGCGCCGGTGGCAAGATCGAGATCGACGGAGCCGATCTCGATCACCGCGTCCTCGCACAAGCGCTGGCCCGCGGTTTCCGTGTCGATCACGCGCACGATGCCCGAGGACTCCTGCGCAAAGAGCGAAAGCGTCCGGGCGGTGGCGGGAAACAGGTCGAGCATCTGGCTGAAAGATCGTCGCTTTTGCCCCGTTTCGCAAGCGTCAGGGCGTATCGAA containing:
- a CDS encoding exonuclease domain-containing protein, whose protein sequence is MLDLFPATARTLSLFAQESSGIVRVIDTETAGQRLCEDAVIEIGSVDLDLATGAIFNPMETLVDPGGVPINPHARKVHRITDEMLAGAPPFAEAIARFAGAPAYAAQRADFDRPRLRLTGRWLCTHKLALRAFPQVRAHGLQSLVKYVPLDLGDVSAGLAGSHPHRALYDALCTAVLLRTIAERLRPLYADAEDFLERAERVSAEPALLARLRFGKHKNVPLAEVPDEYLEWLVKQPNMDADALFTARHHLKARRAQALARFTRGPAIA